In the bacterium genome, GAAGAAGACCAAGATGAAGGGCAAGAAGCTGTTCTTGCCCGTCCGCGTCGCCCTGACCGGCGGCACCGAGGGGCCGGAGCTGGCCAACCTGGTGACCGCGCTCGGCAAGGGCCAAGTATTGGAAAGAGTCCGCCGTGCCTTTGAAAATCTACAACACGAAAAGCCGCAATAAAGAAGACTTCCAGCCCATCGTTCCCGGAAAAGTCGGCATGTATGTCTGCGGGATCACCGCCTACGACTACTGCCATCTGGGCCATGCCCGGGCCTCGGTGGTCTTCGACCTCCTCTATCGCTACCTCAAGCACAAGGGTTTCGAGGTCCGCTACGTCCGCAACTTCACCGACATCGACGACAAGATCCTCAAGCGCTCGCAGGAAAAGGGCCAGGATTGGCGGGAGCTCAAGGAGTTCTTCATTCAGGCCTTTCACGAGGACATGGCGGCGCTGGGCAACCTGCGGCCGACCGACGAGCCCAAGGCCACCGAATACGTTCCCCAAATGCAGGCCTTGATCGCCAAGCTGGTCGAGAAGGGCATCGCCTATCCCGCCAAGGGCGACGTTTTTTATTCGGTTCGCAAGTTTCCGGGCTATGGCGAGCTTTCGGGGAAAAACATCGAGGACCTCGAGGCCGGCGCCCGGGTCGAGGTCCAGGAGGCCAAGGCCGATCCGCTGGATTTCGCCCTGTGGAAGGGCGCCAAGCCCGGCGAGCCGGAATGGGCTTCGCCTTGGGGACCGGGCCGCCCTGGCTGGCACATCGAGTGCTCGGCGATGAGCACCGACCTGCTCGGCCCCTCGATCGACATTCATGGCGGCGGGCGCGACCTGATCTTTCCGCACCATGAGAACGAAAAGGCCCAGTCCGAGGGAGCGCTCGAAAAGCCCTTCGTGAATTATTGGGTCCACAACGGCTTCGTCAACCTGAACGCCGACAAGATGAGCAAGTCGACGGGCAATTTCCTCACCATCCGCGACGTCTTGGCCGAGTATCCCCACGAGGCGATCCGCTATTTCCTGCTCTCGGCCCACTACCGCTCGCCGCTGGACTTCAACGAGACCAACATGCGCGAGGCGGTGGGTGCGGTCGACCGGGTCTACCAAACCCTGGCCCGGCTGGAGGAAAGCGCCGCCGGCCAAAAAGCGGCCGGGCAGGGCAAGGGCACGGTCTTCGGCTCGCTCCAAGCCTTCGCCAAGGATTTCGACGCGGCGATGGACGACGATTTCAATTCGGCCCAAGTCCTGGGTTTGGTCTTCGAATTGGTCCGCGAAACGAATAAATTTCTCGACTCGAGTCCGGCACCCGATCAAATCGCCGCCTTCCGCGAAGGTCTCGGCCGGGCCCTGAAGCCGGTGGCCGAATGTCTCGGGCTTTTTTACCAGGCGCCGGCGGCTTACTTCGAGACCCGAAAGCGCTTTACCTTAAAGTCGGGCCGGTTGAGCGAGGCCGAAATCCTGGCTCAGATCGAGGAACGCAAGGCCGCCCGCAAAAACAAGGACTTCAAGAAAGCCGACCGAATCCGCGACGATTTGGCGGCCAAGGGCGTGATCCTCGAGGACAAGCCCGACGGCACGACGCTTTGGAAGGCGAAGTAGGCGCGGTATGAAGAAGGAAAAGATCGCTTACTACGCGCAGAAGATTGCGTTGCATGCCGACGCTCACTGGGTCACCCCGGTCTTCTTTCTTTTGTTCCTGCTCGACAGCTTCTTGGTTTTCATTCCCTGCGACAGTTTGCTGGGAGCGACGGTGGCGATTCGGCCGCGCCACGTCAAGAAATGGTGCTTCGCGGCCGGGCTCGGCGTCGTGGTCGGCCTGGGCCTGGTCGTCATCGCGGCATTCACCTTTCTCCACGGCTACCTCTACACCTGGACTCAATCCGACGGCTTCTACTCCCAAGTCGGCGATATCCTGGCCCATGCCCAGGAGTATGGCTACGTCGAGCTGACCTTGGGCGTTTTCACCGTCATTCCCTGCGTGATCGGC is a window encoding:
- the cysS gene encoding cysteine--tRNA ligase, whose amino-acid sequence is MPLKIYNTKSRNKEDFQPIVPGKVGMYVCGITAYDYCHLGHARASVVFDLLYRYLKHKGFEVRYVRNFTDIDDKILKRSQEKGQDWRELKEFFIQAFHEDMAALGNLRPTDEPKATEYVPQMQALIAKLVEKGIAYPAKGDVFYSVRKFPGYGELSGKNIEDLEAGARVEVQEAKADPLDFALWKGAKPGEPEWASPWGPGRPGWHIECSAMSTDLLGPSIDIHGGGRDLIFPHHENEKAQSEGALEKPFVNYWVHNGFVNLNADKMSKSTGNFLTIRDVLAEYPHEAIRYFLLSAHYRSPLDFNETNMREAVGAVDRVYQTLARLEESAAGQKAAGQGKGTVFGSLQAFAKDFDAAMDDDFNSAQVLGLVFELVRETNKFLDSSPAPDQIAAFREGLGRALKPVAECLGLFYQAPAAYFETRKRFTLKSGRLSEAEILAQIEERKAARKNKDFKKADRIRDDLAAKGVILEDKPDGTTLWKAK